The window CAGCCCACCAAGCAAAACCAGATGACTCTTGGTCGCGGCCACTGCCCGCAACCACTGGATTAGAGAGCGTTACCACGGGGCAGAACCTCCTCAGGGAAGACAAAGTTTTCGTGTGGCTGGTCTTGAGGGGCCATCCAAGCGCGGATGCCCTCGTTCAGCAAGATGTTCTTCGTGTAGAACGTCTCAAATTCAGGGTCCTCCGCTGCGCGAATCTCTTGCGACACGAAGTCGTAAGCTCGCAGGTTCAGCGCCAGAC of the Trichocoleus desertorum ATA4-8-CV12 genome contains:
- a CDS encoding photosystem II protein D2, which encodes LALNLRAYDFVSQEIRAAEDPEFETFYTKNILLNEGIRAWMAPQDQPHENFVFPEEVLPRGNAL